In the Desulfuromonas sp. DDH964 genome, TGGCCCTTGCCCTGCTGACCTATACCTGCGCGCCGCTGCTGAAGGACCATCAGCCGCTTACGGTTGCCGGCGAAGAAATCCTCCGCCGGCGCGCCGCCCTGGAGCAGGAGAAGCACAACCACCTCCAGGCCCTGCGCGATATCGACTTCGAGCAGAGCATCGGCAAGGTCAGCGAGGTCGATTACCAGCAGCTCAAGGAGCTTTACACCCGTCAGGCCGCCGCGGCCATTGCGGGCCTCGACGAACTCGACCGGGCGGGGAAAGATTCCAGTGGCTGAGCCCTTTCTGCACGTCGAAAATCTGCGCAAGAGCTACGGCGGGCTGGCGGCCCTGAAGGGGGTCAGCCTGACCCTGGAAGCAGGGGACTTTCTCTGCCTGTTCGGCCCCAACGGCGCCGGCAAGTCGACTCTGCTCAAGGTCCTGGCCACCCTGCTGTCTCCTTCCGCCGGGACCGTGCGGGCGGCGGGTTACGATCTGGAAGAACATCCGGAGGCCTTTCGCGCCCGGCTCGGGCTGGTCTCTCACCAGTCGTTTCTCTACGATGATCTGAGCGCCCGGGAGAACCTGGAGTTCTATGCGGCCCTCTACGGCGTTTCCGATCCCGCCGCCCGAGCTGGCGAACTGCTGGAGCGGGTCGATCTCGCGCACCGGGCGCACAGTCCGGTGCGGGAATTCTCCCGGGGGATGCAACAGCGCCTCACCATCGCCCGGGCACTGGTCAACGATCCGAGCCTGCTGCTGCTCGACGAACCGTACACCGGCCTCGACGAGCACGCGGCCAGCCGCCTCTCCCGGCAGCTGCGCCTGCTGCACGAAGCGCAGCGCACCATCGTCATGGTCACCCACAACCTGCGGCGGGGGCTGGAACTGGCCACGGCGGTGGGGATCCTGGCGCAGGGGCAGCTGATCTTCCTGCAGCGGCGTGACCAGATCGACCCCGACGCCTTCGAACAGCTCTACTTCCGGCACCTGGAGGCGGCATGAGCCTGGTGCGGCAGATTCTGCTCCTCTACCGCAAGGACCTGCGGGTCGAGGTGCGCAAGAAGGAGTCCCTGATCGCCATGGCTTTTTTCGGGGCGCTGATCATGGTGATCCTCAATCTGGCGGCCGGGCTCGGCGGACGCATCGAGGCCGAGCCGGCCGCCGGCATCCTCTGGGTGGCGATCCTCTTCTCTTCGGTCCTTGGTCTGGGGCGGGTTTTCGCCCGCGAGAAGGAGAACGGCTGTGTCGCTGCACTGCTGGTCAGCCCCATCTCGCCGGGAGCGATTTTTGCCGCCAAGGCGCTGGTTAACTTCACCCTGATGAGCTTGAGCGAACTGGTGCTGGTTCCGGTCTTCTTTGCCCTGTTCGGCACCGGTCTGCAGCCGAGTCCGCTGATCCTGCTGGTGTTGCTGATGCTGGTCAATATCGGTTTCTCCGCCGCCGGGACTCTGCTCTCGGCCCTGGCCGCCGGGACCCGTCGCAATGAGGTGCTGCTGCCGATCCTGCTCTATCCGCTCTGCCTGCCGCTGGTCGCCCTGGCGGTCAAGGCGACCGGCACCGCCTTTACGGGCCGGCCCGTGAGCGCAATTCTCGACCAGCTCGAACCGATGGCCGCGTTCGGCCTGATTTACGCAGCGGTGGGCTATCTGCTCTTTGCCCATGCCGTCCGGGAGGTTTGACCCGTGCTGAAACGTTACGATCCCTTTGCCGTGCTCGCTCTGTTCGCAGTCCCCGGCGCCGCCGCCATGGTTTTTTTCTACGCCCCGCTGGAGCGGACCATGGGCGTGGTGCAGAAGATCTTTTATTTCCACCTGGGGCTGGCCGCGGCGGCCTTCCTTTCCTTCTTCGTCGCCTGCGTCGCCGGAATCCTCTATCTGGTTAAGCGGCAGCGGGCCTGGGACGAGCGCGGCGCGGCGGCCGTCGAGATCGGGGTGCTCTTCACCACCCTGGTGCTTCTGACCGGTTCAATCTGGGGCCGCCCCATCTGGAACACCTGGTGGACCTGGGACCCGCGCCTGACCACCTCGCTGATCCTCTGGTTCATCTTTGCCGCCTGCCTGATCCTGCGCAGCGCCGTGGAGCAGGAAGAGAAGCGCGCCGTCTTCTGCGCCGTCATGGCCATTGTCGGCTTCGTCGATGTGCCGGTGGTCTTTCTCTCGGCGCGCCTGTGGCGCAGCATCCACCCCACCGTCATCCGCAGCGAGGGGATCGCTCTGGAACCGCCCATGCTCATCACCCTGGCGGTCAGCCTGACAGCAATGCTGATCCTCTGGGCGGCCCTGTTCCGCCTGCGCTGCAATATGCAGAGGCAGGAGAACGCACTGCTTGATCTGCAGCAGCAATTGCAACGATAAGGAGATTCGACATGGAACGCGCAACGTATCTGGTTCTGGCCTACATAATCATCTGGGCGGGGTTCGCCGGCTACCTGACCTGGCTCTCTGGCCGTCAGCGGCAGACTACCCGACGTCTGGAGGAACTCACCGCCCAGGTCCGGCAGCAGGAGGTGCAATCGTGAGTGTTTCCGTCAGTCGCAGGGAGGTGGCTGTTCTTGGTTTCTTCTGGGTGATGGTGGTCAGTATCGCAGTCATGACTCTTGTCAACCTGGTTGGGGGGCCTGCGGCCAAACCACAGCCTCAGGCGCAGGCCACGAACGCGGCCGGGACCGAAGCGCGTATCGTCCAACTTGAGGCGCGTCTCAAGGTCGATCCCGAGGATGTCGAGACCATGGTGACGCTGGGGGACATCTATATGGATACCCGTCGCGCCATGGAGGCCTTTCGGCTTTTCCAGCGGGCGGTGGAACTCGAACCTGGCCATGCCCACGCCCAGAACGACCTCGCTGGCCTCTATCAACAAATCGGGCAGTACGACAAAGCGCTGGAGAGCTATCGCCGCGCCTATGAAAGTCAGCCCGAGCACAGCGCCTCTCTGCTCAACATGGCACTGATCTACAGCCGGCACAAGGGTGAGGATGCCAAAGCACTGGAACTGCTACGGAAGTTTCTGGCCGGCAATCCGGAAGCGCAGCTGATCGCTACCGCCGAGCGGGAAATCGCCCGGATCGAACAGGGCATGAGAGAACCCGGCAATGTCTCATCGAATGCTCAGGGCACAAGCCACTAATCGTCAGCAGAATCTTGCGGACAAGGTCATTTACATCCGAGGGAGCTTCATGAAGAAAGAGACTATTTTGCTGGTTGTCGTTACCCTGATTGTCGGAATTCTGGTGGGTGTCATCTTCACCAATGCTAAAAAGAACCCGGCAGCTCCAAATCAGGCACCCGCGTCGGCACCGGCAGTGAATTACCAGCAGAACATCCGGATGCTGCAGGAGATGGTCGGAAAGGAGCCCGGTAACCGGAACACCTGGGTCCAATTGGGACACAACTATTTCGATTCGAATCAACCGATGCAAGCGATCGAAGCGTACGACAAAGCCCTTGAATTGGATGGGAATGATCCCGATGTGCTGACCGACCAGGGGATCATGTACCGGCGCGTCGGCTGGTTCGATAAGGCAATCGACAATTTCACCAGGGCGAACAAGCTGAATCCACAGCATCAGAATTCACTGTTCAATATGGGAATCGTCTATAACCACGACCTGAGTGATAAGGAAAAGGCCAAAGAGGCCTGGCTTCGCTACCTGGAGCTGGTGCCGACGGGTCAGGGCGCGGACAAGGTGCGGACAATGATCGATCATATGGAGAACGGACACGGTTAATTTGTTTCCGACCTGGAGACTTCCTGGCGTCCATCCGCAGTTTGCGGGTGGACGCTGATTGACTTCCTATCCTAAGGACAACTGCTTGTGAATATTCCTCAAGCACCGCTGCTGTATGGAGCCTTCTGCGCTTACCTGCTGGCGGTGCTGCTCTACTTAGGGCATCTGCTGCAGCGTCGCGCCTGGGTGTGGCGCAGCGCTTTTACCCTGGTGCTGGCCGGTTTTGTCCTGCAGACGCTCTGTCTGGGGCTGCGCTGGTGGCAGGGCGGCTACCTGCCGGTCACCAACCTGTTCGGCACCCAGCTCTTTTTCAGCTGGGCCCTGGCGGCGACCTATCTCTACTTTGAGCTGCGTTATAAAATCCATGCCGCCGGTCTGTTTGTGATGTTCTGCAATCTGCTGCTCTACGGCAGCGTTCTGCAGCGTAGCGCCGACCTCCCGCCGTTGATCCCGGCCCTTGATACGCCGCTGTTTACACTGCACGTCTCCCTCTCCTTTGCAGGCTATGCCTTCTTCGCCATGGCCTTCTCGATGGGCGTGCTCTATCTGTTGCAGAAGCGTCTGCAGTCGAGTCTGTTGCCCGACCTGCTGTTGCTGCGCAAACTCAACGAAGAAGCGGTGTTCCTCGGCTTCAGCCTCTTCACCCTGTGCATGATCTTTGGCAGCATCTGGGCGTTTGTCGCCTGGGGGCATTACTTCTCCTGGAACATCAAGGGGGTCTGGTCAGCGCTGGTCTGGCTGTTTTACGCCGGCATGTGCCACGCCAAATTCATCCGGCGCTGGCAGGGCTCCGGTTATGCGGCGCTGTCGATTGTCGGCTTCGGCGTGGTTCTGTTCACCTATCTCGGTATCGGTCTGCTGATGAGCAGCAACCATCCGCTTGACTGACCGGGAGGTGTGAAATGATAAAAAACTCTCTGTTCGATACGAAACCATGGAAGCTGCTCTGTTCCTTGAAGCTGACCATCGTGCTCGCCTCGGCCGCCACCCTGCTGGCGGTCGGCGGGTCGGTACTGATGCCGTTCAATCCGCGTATTTTCGGCAGCCTGGACAGCATGCCCCTCGGTCTCTGGCTGAACAGTGTTGCGGCCAACTCACCGGGAATGACCTGGTGGATTCCGGTCGGCGGAATCCTGGTGAGCTTACTGGCCTTGAATACCCTGTGCTGTTTTATCGACTGGCTACGCTTTATCAGGAGTCGCTGGCGCAAATGTGGTGAATATCTGATCCACATCGGCTTCGTGCTGATTCTGGTCGCCTTTTTGTGGGGGAGCCAAGCTGGGTTCCGCAGCGAGAAAAACGGGTTGCTGGTCGGGCAAAGCAAACCGCTCCCCCAGCTGGGCGTCACCTTGAAGTTGGAAGCCTTCGAACCGGTCCTTGCTCCGAGCGGTCGACCGATGGAGATGCTCAACACTCTGGCTCTCTTCAAGGGGGAGCAGCTTCTGAAGCGGGTGCAGACCCGCAGCAACCACCCCTTGACCTGGAACGGGCTGGTGGTTATTCCAGCGTCCTACGGCCAGGCCATGCGCGGCGGACGTTACATCCCCTACAGCATCCTCACCATCAATTATGACCCGGGCGCGAACATCGCTCTTGCCGGAGCGATTGCCATGGGTTGCGGGGTGTTGTTGACACTTTTCTCTTTTTATCGTAAGCGGGCCAGAGGGGATCGACCGGATATTGTTTGATTTATTGACCCAAACCCTGCAATCAGGGCCTTTGTTGAAATAGATTGATTTGAGGAAATGAGAATCCGACTCAAGAGGATCTGCCGATGAGTGGATACACATCCCGCGGCTGCGGTTGCCCGAGCGCTTCAATGCCTCCTGCCAACTCCGCCGAGTACGGGCGAAAGCCCATTGACGGAAAATTGAAGCGATTGCGCTGGATGGTTTTCCTCGCCGCCGTGGGGCTGATGACCGCCTGCTCTCCTGCTTCCCGTACGGTGCTGCCGCAAATCCCCGCACAGCCGGACGTCCTGCCGCAAATCTTCGGCGTTCTGCAGAAGGACAGAGTGATCGATGGCGAGGTGGTGCTGGCGGCGGACCTGCTCGTGCCGGTCGGCCGCACCCTGACCCTGCGTCCTGGCGCTATCGTCTATGTCCAGCCCAATCCGAGCACCAAGATCGATCCGGAGTGGCTCTCTGCCGAGACCGAACTGCTGGTGCGCGGCACGCTGCGCATCGAAGGGACGCAGAAGCGACCGGTGACCTTCCTGCCCCTGGAGCTTCCCGAAGGGCAGAGCGTCGCCTGGGCGGGCATCGCATTCGACCGCTCGACCGGTTCAGTAGTCCGTAACGCCCGTATCCACGGAGCGGAGACGGGCATCCTCTGCATCGGCTCCTCACCACTGATCCGCGACAGCCTGATCCGCGGCTGCCGCTACGGCATCGTCCTCCAGCAGGCGGCCCCAAAGCTGGTCGAAAACCGGATCGAGGATGGTGAGGGCGGAGTTTTCTGCTGGTGGGGCTCCCACCCCGAACTACGCCGCAACCGCATTTCCGGGAACGAAGAGGAGGGGCTGTTCATCGACCGCAGCAGCCAGCCCAGCCTATCCGACAACCTGATCGTCGGAAACGACTTCGGTCTGGTCGCCTATGACCCGAAGCTGGCCACGCAGGCCGGTCGTCTGATCGGCAACCGCGAAGACTTCCGACAACTCCGTGAGGTGGGTGGCAAATGAGACCCGAGGCTCTCATGCTCACCCTGCTGGCGATCCTTTGCACCGTCTCTCCGGTCGCTGCGGCGCTGAGCTACACCGGCGAACAGACCCTTTGGCAAGACACCGTCTGGGAGGGCGAGGTGTTGATCGACGGCACGCTCACTGTGGCCCCCGGGGTGACTCTTGCGATCCGTCCCGGCACCCTGGTGCGCTTCAGTTACCGTGACACTAACGGTGACGGTATCGGCGAGAACGAGATGTTCATACAAGGGATCCTCAAGGCTGTCGGCAGCGCCGAAGCGCCGATCCGTTTTACCGCCACCGGCGAGCCCCGACCGGGCGCCTGGGGGGCGATCAACATGATGATGTCTGAAGAAGAGAACGTTTTGGAACACTGCATCGTCGAGTACGGTTACCGCGGTTTTCACGCCCATTTCGCCAGCGCCGCTATCCGCGATTCGGTCTTTCGTCACAATCTGCGCGGACTGCAGTTTCAGGAGTCGACGGTGAATATGGAGCGTTGTCGCATCGAAGACAATCTCAATGGTATTCAGTTTCGCAATTCCGTTGTGCAGCTACGCGATTCGGTTATCACCGGTAGTTACTGGGGACTGCGCGGTGTGTACAACGAGTTGACCATGAAGAACTGTCGCATCGAGGACAACCTGATCAACGGAGTGAACCTGCGTGATTCCACCCTGAACATCTCGGCAAGCCGCATAACGGATAACCGCAAGGGGCTCTATCTGCAGCGCTCCAAAGTTGCGGTGGAGGACAGCCTGCTCACGGACAACAGCGAACACGGTCTGTACCTGGAGGACTCCGCAGGAGTGGTCCGCGGCAACCGCATCGGCGGCAACGGCCGGGCGGGTGTCCGAACCCTCGGTTTTGCCGGTGAGATCGTCGGCAACGACCTGGCCGAAAACGGCGAGTATGCTCTGCAGAACGATGGCGCGACGGCCATCGTTGCGCCCGGCAACTGGTGGGGAGTGGTGGATGCGGAGGGGATTGCAGCCCTGATCCGGGACAACCGGGATCGCCCGGGGACCGGACCGGTAAATGCGATTGCACCTTTGAATGGGGAGCCTTCCGGGCTGCCGAAACATTAACGGGAGGATTTCAAGATGAAGAGGATTCGTTATATGCGCCGTCTGTCGCTGTTGCTTGTCACCATCCTGCTGCTGGCGGGCTGCGAGCAGGTCTCCGATGCTCCGGCACTGCGCATCGGTTACATGAACTGCAACAGTGAGGAGGAGACGCTGAAACGCTTTCTCCCCCTGACCCGCTACCTGGAGAAGAAGCTTGGGGTGCCGTTGGAGGCGGTGCCGGTGGACACTCAGGAATTCGACGAGCGTTTTGGCAAAGAGAAGTTCGCCTTCACCCATACCAACTCCCTGCTCTACGTCATGCTCAAGGAAAATCACGGTCTGCAACTGGTGGCTGCCGACAAAAGGGGGCAGTACGGTTCACGCACAGCCGGAACGATCATTTCCCGCAAGGGCAGCGGCATCACCACGCTGGAGGACCTGCGCGGCAAACGCATGGTGTTCGGCCCCCAACTGGCCCCGACCGGCTACCTGGCCCAGTACGACCTCATGCTCCGGGCGGGGATCGATCCGGAGAAGGACCTCGCCTACTACGGCATACCTCATGGCTCCTTCAAGCATGAAAAGGTTATCTACGGCGTTTATTTCGGAGAATACGACATAGCGGCAGCGCCAGCTCTGGACCTGGAAATTATGATTCGAGAGGGGAAAATCTCCGCAGACGATTTTCACATTCTGGATCAGAGCCCAATTATCCCCTACTGTACCTTCGGGGCGGCCGGGGACACCGATCCCGAACTGGTCAAGAAATTCCGCCAAGCGCTCATGGAGCTGAATCCCGAAGAGACCGTGGAGATCGACGGCGAGCAGGTCAAGGTGCTCAAGGCGGCCTGGGTGGACGGCTTCGAGCCGCTCACTGACGCCGACTACGATCCGATCCGGGAGATGGCCAAACGGGCCAACATGCCTCCCTATCAGCAGTATTAGAGCGCAATCCGTAACCGCCGCCTTCAGAACGCAAAGGGCGCACGTAGCCATTTCATTCCAGAAAGGAAAGATC is a window encoding:
- the ccmA gene encoding heme ABC exporter ATP-binding protein CcmA translates to MAEPFLHVENLRKSYGGLAALKGVSLTLEAGDFLCLFGPNGAGKSTLLKVLATLLSPSAGTVRAAGYDLEEHPEAFRARLGLVSHQSFLYDDLSARENLEFYAALYGVSDPAARAGELLERVDLAHRAHSPVREFSRGMQQRLTIARALVNDPSLLLLDEPYTGLDEHAASRLSRQLRLLHEAQRTIVMVTHNLRRGLELATAVGILAQGQLIFLQRRDQIDPDAFEQLYFRHLEAA
- a CDS encoding heme exporter protein CcmB; translated protein: MSLVRQILLLYRKDLRVEVRKKESLIAMAFFGALIMVILNLAAGLGGRIEAEPAAGILWVAILFSSVLGLGRVFAREKENGCVAALLVSPISPGAIFAAKALVNFTLMSLSELVLVPVFFALFGTGLQPSPLILLVLLMLVNIGFSAAGTLLSALAAGTRRNEVLLPILLYPLCLPLVALAVKATGTAFTGRPVSAILDQLEPMAAFGLIYAAVGYLLFAHAVREV
- a CDS encoding cytochrome c biogenesis protein; amino-acid sequence: MLKRYDPFAVLALFAVPGAAAMVFFYAPLERTMGVVQKIFYFHLGLAAAAFLSFFVACVAGILYLVKRQRAWDERGAAAVEIGVLFTTLVLLTGSIWGRPIWNTWWTWDPRLTTSLILWFIFAACLILRSAVEQEEKRAVFCAVMAIVGFVDVPVVFLSARLWRSIHPTVIRSEGIALEPPMLITLAVSLTAMLILWAALFRLRCNMQRQENALLDLQQQLQR
- a CDS encoding CcmD family protein encodes the protein MERATYLVLAYIIIWAGFAGYLTWLSGRQRQTTRRLEELTAQVRQQEVQS
- a CDS encoding tetratricopeptide repeat protein; this translates as MSVSVSRREVAVLGFFWVMVVSIAVMTLVNLVGGPAAKPQPQAQATNAAGTEARIVQLEARLKVDPEDVETMVTLGDIYMDTRRAMEAFRLFQRAVELEPGHAHAQNDLAGLYQQIGQYDKALESYRRAYESQPEHSASLLNMALIYSRHKGEDAKALELLRKFLAGNPEAQLIATAEREIARIEQGMREPGNVSSNAQGTSH
- a CDS encoding tetratricopeptide repeat protein — encoded protein: MKKETILLVVVTLIVGILVGVIFTNAKKNPAAPNQAPASAPAVNYQQNIRMLQEMVGKEPGNRNTWVQLGHNYFDSNQPMQAIEAYDKALELDGNDPDVLTDQGIMYRRVGWFDKAIDNFTRANKLNPQHQNSLFNMGIVYNHDLSDKEKAKEAWLRYLELVPTGQGADKVRTMIDHMENGHG
- the ccsA gene encoding cytochrome c biogenesis protein CcsA, translated to MNIPQAPLLYGAFCAYLLAVLLYLGHLLQRRAWVWRSAFTLVLAGFVLQTLCLGLRWWQGGYLPVTNLFGTQLFFSWALAATYLYFELRYKIHAAGLFVMFCNLLLYGSVLQRSADLPPLIPALDTPLFTLHVSLSFAGYAFFAMAFSMGVLYLLQKRLQSSLLPDLLLLRKLNEEAVFLGFSLFTLCMIFGSIWAFVAWGHYFSWNIKGVWSALVWLFYAGMCHAKFIRRWQGSGYAALSIVGFGVVLFTYLGIGLLMSSNHPLD
- a CDS encoding cytochrome c biogenesis protein ResB codes for the protein MIKNSLFDTKPWKLLCSLKLTIVLASAATLLAVGGSVLMPFNPRIFGSLDSMPLGLWLNSVAANSPGMTWWIPVGGILVSLLALNTLCCFIDWLRFIRSRWRKCGEYLIHIGFVLILVAFLWGSQAGFRSEKNGLLVGQSKPLPQLGVTLKLEAFEPVLAPSGRPMEMLNTLALFKGEQLLKRVQTRSNHPLTWNGLVVIPASYGQAMRGGRYIPYSILTINYDPGANIALAGAIAMGCGVLLTLFSFYRKRARGDRPDIV
- a CDS encoding right-handed parallel beta-helix repeat-containing protein, yielding MKRLRWMVFLAAVGLMTACSPASRTVLPQIPAQPDVLPQIFGVLQKDRVIDGEVVLAADLLVPVGRTLTLRPGAIVYVQPNPSTKIDPEWLSAETELLVRGTLRIEGTQKRPVTFLPLELPEGQSVAWAGIAFDRSTGSVVRNARIHGAETGILCIGSSPLIRDSLIRGCRYGIVLQQAAPKLVENRIEDGEGGVFCWWGSHPELRRNRISGNEEEGLFIDRSSQPSLSDNLIVGNDFGLVAYDPKLATQAGRLIGNREDFRQLREVGGK
- a CDS encoding right-handed parallel beta-helix repeat-containing protein; its protein translation is MRPEALMLTLLAILCTVSPVAAALSYTGEQTLWQDTVWEGEVLIDGTLTVAPGVTLAIRPGTLVRFSYRDTNGDGIGENEMFIQGILKAVGSAEAPIRFTATGEPRPGAWGAINMMMSEEENVLEHCIVEYGYRGFHAHFASAAIRDSVFRHNLRGLQFQESTVNMERCRIEDNLNGIQFRNSVVQLRDSVITGSYWGLRGVYNELTMKNCRIEDNLINGVNLRDSTLNISASRITDNRKGLYLQRSKVAVEDSLLTDNSEHGLYLEDSAGVVRGNRIGGNGRAGVRTLGFAGEIVGNDLAENGEYALQNDGATAIVAPGNWWGVVDAEGIAALIRDNRDRPGTGPVNAIAPLNGEPSGLPKH
- a CDS encoding phosphate/phosphite/phosphonate ABC transporter substrate-binding protein; amino-acid sequence: MKRIRYMRRLSLLLVTILLLAGCEQVSDAPALRIGYMNCNSEEETLKRFLPLTRYLEKKLGVPLEAVPVDTQEFDERFGKEKFAFTHTNSLLYVMLKENHGLQLVAADKRGQYGSRTAGTIISRKGSGITTLEDLRGKRMVFGPQLAPTGYLAQYDLMLRAGIDPEKDLAYYGIPHGSFKHEKVIYGVYFGEYDIAAAPALDLEIMIREGKISADDFHILDQSPIIPYCTFGAAGDTDPELVKKFRQALMELNPEETVEIDGEQVKVLKAAWVDGFEPLTDADYDPIREMAKRANMPPYQQY